ACTTGTGTGTGTCTTGAGTATCAAAGTACCTGAACCACAGTTTGAAGGCCAAACAAAAACAAAATTAGGAAACAGTGAAGTAAAAGGTATTGTTGAATCATGGTTATTCGCATATCTTGATATCTTCTTTGAAGAAAACCCAACTGTCGCAAAAAAAATTGTCCTCAAAGCTGATATTGCTCGTAGCGCCCGTGAAGCAGCTCGTAAAGCTCGCGATCTAACACGCAGAAAAACAGTTCTTGAAGGAATGATTTTACCGGGAAAATTAGCCGATTGTACTCTGGAAGACCCAGCACTCACTGAAATTTTCATCGTTGAGGGTGATTCTGCAGGCGGTTCTGCTAAACAAGGACGCGATCGTAGCAACCAAGCAATTTTACCACTCAAAGGTAAAATTTTGAACGTTGAAAAAGCTCGTCTTGATAAAATACTTTCCAATGATGAAATCAAGGCTCTTGTATCAGCAATTGGTAGTGGAATCGGTGCAGATTTTGATTTTAATAAAGCACGCTATCATAAAATTATCCTCATGACCGATGCTGACGTTGATGGTTCACACATTAGAACGTTGTTACTCACATTCTTCTTTAGATACATGCGTCCACTTATTGATCATGGATATTTGTATATTGCTCAACCACCATTGTACAAGGCAAAAATTGGTAAAAAAGAGCAATATCTTAAAGATGATGCTGCATTCATAAACTTCTTGTTTGATTGGGCACAAGAACAAACAGTGCTCACAACAGGAAACAAAGAAGTTGATGCTGCTACGCTATCAACATTGCTCAATGACATTCAGGAATATGACACAAAATTAAATAGCACCAGTATCGATTTTAAAATTTCCTTTGATCAATGCAATGCTCTTATTGCAGCACTACACAAATATCCATGGGAAAAAGAAAATGGTACTGAACAATTAGTTGGAAATCTCAAAAAATTCTTCCCTGGGTATGTAGTTAAACTGGAAGAAGCAGAACTCATTGATCCTTCTCAGCAAATAGATAATGATTTTGATCAAACGGATAATCGTCCGCTTTACTCACGAATTTCATTCAAAATGATGAGTAAGCATTGGGATATTCCACTGAACTTCTTTACCGCATCGGAAGTAAAGAAAGCTGTACACATTTTAGCAAAACTTGCCCTTATTCAAGATAACGATTGGAATCTTTCTATTATCGGAAAAGAACGAGCAATTAGCGGTATTGGTGCAACTGATTTTCTTGCTGCAATTAAAGCAATCAGCAAACCGTTCATGAACATTCAACGCTATAAAGGTCTTGGTGAAATGAACCCTGATCAATTGTGGGAAACAGCAATGGATAACAAAACACGATCGTTGCTTAAAGTTACCATTGAAGATTCTCTTGAAGCTGATAGATGGTTCTCCACATTGATGGGTGAGGATGTAAAAGGTAGAAAAGAATATATCGAAGATTTTGGTAAATTTGCTAAAAACTTGGATGTGTAAAAAACAACTAAAAAATAATTTTAATTTCCGCTCGTCCTGAGTGTTTTTGTCCTCAAAAATGTATCGAAGGATGATATTTAAAATTAACCCTTCGATACATTCTACTACGCAAAGCTTCGTAGAACACTCAGGGCGAACGGGAAAAAGTTCACATAATGAGTATTTTGGAAACAATCAAACAATTTATCACAAAACATACGCTCATTAAGCGTAACGACACAATTATCATCGGGCTCTCAGGAGGGCCCGATTCTGTATTTTTGTTACACACGTTTGTTGCATTGCAAGAAAAATATAATCTGACTCTTATTGCCGCACATCTTAATCATGAATGGCGCGCGGAAGCTGACAGCGAACAACAACTCTGCCAAACCATTGCAGCACAATTCAACATTCCCTTTGTTACAGCAAAACTGTCATCACTATCTCAAAACAAAAAATACAACGGTTCAAAAGAAGAATTTGCACGTCATATGCGTCGTCAATTTTTGCAAAGTGTTTTGCACGAACACAATGCACACAGCATTGCACTGGGTCACCATGCACAAGATCAACAAGAAACATTTTTTATTCGCTTAATTCGCGGAACAAGTCTTGCAGGTTTAACTGGTATGCATCCAAAACATGGTCTTTACATTCGACCATTACTAGAAACAAATAAAGCCGACATTTTACAATGGCTCAACACACACAACATTACATATGCTGTTGATGCAAGCAACGCATCTCCCAATTATCTTCGCAACCGCATCCGCTCAACAGTGCTACCAGCACTTACTGCATGTGATGAACGTTGGAATAACAACTTTCTCACAACACTCAATCGTATACAACAAGATGATGCATTGCTTAATGAAATTGCTCTGACAACATTACATAATCTTATTGAAACCATAGACGATAAACGCACACTAAATGTATCGCCATTTATCGCAACTAATCCATCATTGCGCCACCGCATTATCATATTGTGGTTAATTCACAACAATGTGCAATTCCCTACTACACAAGCCTTTTTGGATGAAATTATTCGCTTTTTGTGCAACCCTAGTGGCGGTACTCATACTATTCATGAACAATGGTCTTTGGTTAAAAAACAGGGTAAAGTTTTTATATTGAAAATTTAATCTCTGATTAAGAGCCTATCCCTGAACTCAGAAAAATGTCTTAATCCGCAATGCAGACTACTCCCTTCCGCTCGCCCTGAGTGTTTTTGCTTTGCAAAAATGTATCGAAGGGTGTAATTTAATTAAAATTTTCGATGTTTTTATATTATTTTTATTGTTGAGGTTTTCAAGATTAATCATTCTTAAAATTACCCTTCGATACATTTTTGAGGACAAAAACACTCAGGGCGAGCGGAAGGGAGGATAAATTATTTTAACAAAATTTTAGTTTAGGGATGGGCTCTAAGATAAGATTAATCCCCAATATTCTTGGGGATCCGATTTTGGTTTCACCAAAATGATTTTGTGGTGGGGCCCTTGTCCGGCCCCCCACACCCCCAGATACCAATAGTTCCCTTGGATTCCCACGATGAGATGTAACTCGCGCCCCAGTCTGCTACGTAGCCTAAAGCGCTCAGACAAGACATCTCAATGGGTACTAGCTTCTTATTTTGCTACTGATTTGCTCTCTTACTATTTGCTATTCATTTACGTATCTACTCGCATGCACCATTACTCCTGTGCTTACGCTCGGAGTAAGGGCTCGTAGTACAGTCCTTCTTTTTACGGATAACCCTTCGATACATTTTTGCAAAGCAAAAATACTCAGGGCAAACGAATGAGAAATTAATTCTTAGATAAGTTGGTAAAAAGTCCCATGAGGCGCGTATGATGATTTAGGCTGCTTTTATCCCCATGCTTCATTTCATTTTGCACGGGGTCCCCGGCGAAGAGTTAACGGAGCTGGGGTAAGAGACTTTGGTCTGAATTCGCGCTGTAAGAGGTCAAGCAGGATGCTTGTGTCTGAGGTTGTAGGGAGCCGGACAAGGGCCCCACTACAAAAAACTACTGTAGTGAAACGGAAGTTGGGTCCCCAACCAAAGTGGGGATTAATTATTTATTTTTATCCAACAATATCGTAGAATAGTAGAAAAAAGGGATGTGATGAATATTATTCGCGTCAGCAGAAATGTTACAATCATAGCGCTCCTTTTATCCCTCCTTTTCCATGTCGGCACTATTCTTTATGTATTTATGCAAAAAACAGGCAATCCTTTAAGCAGTCACATCGAACAACAAGAACAGGCAGAAGAATTAAAAAACCTCACAACACATGATCCTTGGGTAGAAACAAAAGCACGTGCAGGAAACTTTGGTTCTCCAGTCTTTTTTAGAGATGAACCCGAAACACAACAACAATCCTCCTTCGCTGAAGCTACTGCGGACACGTCGAAGGGCACGCCCGCAGAAACAGAAGAAGAACAATCATTTGAGCAAAGGGTTCCCGCTCTGCAAGATTCACCCGATACTGATGAAACATTACCAGAAGAAGAGTTTCAAGTTCCCCTTGCACAAGATATAACAGTCAAAAATGCAATATCAATGCGAGAATCAGTACAAGCTCAACCGACACCTTCAGTAAGAAAACGTGCACCACACAAAAAAAGAACTCAAACAAAAAAAAGATCTTCTCAACAAAATAACCCCATCGCACCCACTGGTGCGCAAAAGCCTCCTTTGTCTCTTGCACAACTAACACAAGGTTTTTTACATCACCTTGAAGAAGGTGGTACCTATGGTGTGTCTATGATTGGTAAAAAAAATGGCATTCCAAGCGAAGATCA
This genomic interval from Candidatus Babeliales bacterium contains the following:
- the gyrB gene encoding DNA topoisomerase (ATP-hydrolyzing) subunit B; translation: MTKPVKEYAAQSIRVMEGLEAVRKRPAMYIGSTGPQGLHHLVYEVVDNSIDEALAGYCDTVNVILHEDSSCSVEDNGRGIPTDIHPTEKVSAVEVVLTKLHAGGKFDKDTYQFSGGLHGVGISVVNALSEWTRVTVFQKGNIYFQEFHRGKPVKSLEIIGTTEKRGTLVHFKPDAEIFTEGTNLSFETLSSRLRELAFLNKNVRISISDERHNKHHEFHFAGGIVSFVEHINEKKSPIFPEVIYCAKTDDKYVLEAALQYNDGYGEQLFSFVNNINTIEGGTHLSGLKGALTKVCNKKAQEFGVLKGSDAFSSEDVREGLVCVLSIKVPEPQFEGQTKTKLGNSEVKGIVESWLFAYLDIFFEENPTVAKKIVLKADIARSAREAARKARDLTRRKTVLEGMILPGKLADCTLEDPALTEIFIVEGDSAGGSAKQGRDRSNQAILPLKGKILNVEKARLDKILSNDEIKALVSAIGSGIGADFDFNKARYHKIILMTDADVDGSHIRTLLLTFFFRYMRPLIDHGYLYIAQPPLYKAKIGKKEQYLKDDAAFINFLFDWAQEQTVLTTGNKEVDAATLSTLLNDIQEYDTKLNSTSIDFKISFDQCNALIAALHKYPWEKENGTEQLVGNLKKFFPGYVVKLEEAELIDPSQQIDNDFDQTDNRPLYSRISFKMMSKHWDIPLNFFTASEVKKAVHILAKLALIQDNDWNLSIIGKERAISGIGATDFLAAIKAISKPFMNIQRYKGLGEMNPDQLWETAMDNKTRSLLKVTIEDSLEADRWFSTLMGEDVKGRKEYIEDFGKFAKNLDV
- the tilS gene encoding tRNA lysidine(34) synthetase TilS, which codes for MSILETIKQFITKHTLIKRNDTIIIGLSGGPDSVFLLHTFVALQEKYNLTLIAAHLNHEWRAEADSEQQLCQTIAAQFNIPFVTAKLSSLSQNKKYNGSKEEFARHMRRQFLQSVLHEHNAHSIALGHHAQDQQETFFIRLIRGTSLAGLTGMHPKHGLYIRPLLETNKADILQWLNTHNITYAVDASNASPNYLRNRIRSTVLPALTACDERWNNNFLTTLNRIQQDDALLNEIALTTLHNLIETIDDKRTLNVSPFIATNPSLRHRIIILWLIHNNVQFPTTQAFLDEIIRFLCNPSGGTHTIHEQWSLVKKQGKVFILKI